The Phytohabitans houttuyneae genome has a segment encoding these proteins:
- a CDS encoding aldolase/citrate lyase family protein codes for MTAVENRQGFARRLASTTRCLVGTWVKIPAVEPVEILADAGFDFIVIDQEHAPLTLEFAYQATVVAQGAGMSVLVRVPDRSGGYLQRLLDTGVDGILVPRVTSVAEASAAVRQMLFSPGGDRGIGITSRAGRWGGLAREEYLRFGDQEVMRAVQLEERAAIEAVDDILAVPGLNGVFLGMGDLQLSSGLPQSDPSIQKLVDKLLSAAAARGVPAGTAVQTAEQAAAAADRGYRYVMVSNDTSVLRSAAAAVVADVRSRLSEGTTMAYDASDLRSTLPAATTAVPERFSGSEHVRFRDLAPVEKTEGAATWYARGQNFVVGYSEVDGTVSFARTGQPDEYVVLLADDALTAQVRTPGEQVAAAGRTMLVVPPGDSTVTVTGQGRVLRLLTTRSADVASLAANAGSYTEPHENIPPFQPWPEPVGGYRVRAYDLTVTPLSNPPFRLYRCTTFMVNFIDPKQGPRDPAKLSPHKHDDFEQCSIVLAGQYVHHIRWPWTTNRANWREDEHEVTEAPSVTVIPPPSLHTSEAIGAGENHLIDVFCPPRFDFSAMEGWVFNAADYPAPPGR; via the coding sequence ATGACTGCGGTGGAAAACCGGCAGGGGTTCGCCCGGCGACTGGCGTCGACCACGCGGTGCCTGGTGGGCACCTGGGTCAAGATCCCGGCCGTGGAGCCGGTGGAGATCCTGGCCGACGCCGGCTTCGACTTCATCGTCATCGACCAGGAGCACGCGCCACTGACGCTCGAGTTCGCATATCAGGCCACGGTCGTGGCGCAGGGCGCCGGCATGTCCGTCCTCGTCCGCGTCCCCGACCGCAGCGGCGGCTACCTGCAGCGGCTGCTCGACACCGGCGTCGACGGCATCCTCGTGCCGAGGGTGACCTCCGTCGCGGAGGCGAGCGCGGCGGTGCGGCAGATGCTCTTCTCGCCCGGCGGAGACCGCGGCATCGGCATCACGTCCCGGGCCGGGCGGTGGGGCGGCCTCGCCCGCGAGGAGTACCTGCGCTTCGGCGACCAGGAGGTCATGCGCGCCGTGCAGCTGGAGGAGCGGGCGGCGATCGAGGCGGTGGACGACATCCTCGCCGTCCCCGGGCTCAACGGGGTCTTCCTCGGCATGGGTGACCTGCAGCTCTCATCCGGCCTGCCGCAGTCCGACCCGTCGATCCAGAAGCTCGTCGACAAGCTGCTGTCCGCCGCGGCGGCGCGCGGCGTGCCCGCCGGCACCGCGGTGCAGACCGCCGAGCAGGCCGCGGCGGCGGCCGACCGGGGATACCGGTACGTGATGGTCAGCAACGACACCAGCGTGCTGAGGAGCGCCGCGGCGGCCGTCGTCGCCGACGTTCGCAGCCGACTCTCCGAGGGGACAACGATGGCGTATGACGCCAGCGACCTGCGCTCGACCCTGCCCGCGGCCACCACGGCGGTGCCGGAGCGGTTCTCCGGGTCCGAGCACGTGCGGTTCCGCGACCTGGCGCCGGTGGAAAAGACCGAAGGCGCCGCGACCTGGTACGCGCGCGGGCAGAACTTCGTCGTCGGCTACTCCGAAGTGGACGGTACGGTCTCGTTCGCCCGCACCGGGCAGCCCGACGAGTACGTGGTGCTGCTGGCCGACGACGCGCTGACCGCCCAGGTGCGCACACCCGGCGAGCAGGTCGCGGCGGCCGGCCGCACCATGCTCGTCGTGCCGCCGGGAGACAGCACCGTGACCGTCACCGGGCAGGGGCGGGTGCTGCGCCTGCTGACCACCCGCTCGGCCGACGTCGCCTCGCTGGCCGCCAACGCCGGCTCCTACACCGAGCCGCACGAGAACATCCCGCCGTTCCAGCCGTGGCCCGAGCCGGTGGGCGGGTACCGGGTGCGCGCCTACGACCTCACCGTCACGCCGCTGTCCAACCCGCCGTTCCGGCTGTACCGGTGCACCACCTTCATGGTCAACTTCATCGACCCGAAGCAGGGCCCGCGCGACCCGGCCAAGCTCTCCCCGCACAAGCACGACGACTTCGAGCAGTGTTCCATCGTCCTGGCCGGGCAGTACGTGCACCACATCCGCTGGCCATGGACGACCAACCGGGCCAACTGGCGCGAGGACGAGCACGAGGTGACCGAGGCGCCGTCCGTCACGGTGATCCCGCCGCCGTCCCTGCACACCAGCGAGGCGATCGGCGCCGGCGAAAACCACCTCATCGACGTCTTCTGCCCGCCGCGGTTCGACTTCTCGGCGATGGAGGGCTGGGTGTTCAACGCCGCCGACTACCCGGCACCGCCCGGCCGATGA
- a CDS encoding flavin-containing monooxygenase → MSRHHTPLRVAVIGAGLGGIAAAVKLRRRTSATVVIFEQSAGVGGTWYDNRYPGCEVDVHSHAYSFSFLKYDWPRTHATQPELLAYAEHVVDRFGLRPHLRLNTRVTDLVWEESTSRYTLSTEHGDSEEFDVVISALGLLNVPRYPEWPGLDTFAGPCFHTSRWEDHDLTGKSVAVVGTGSTAVQIVPAIASTAGRVHVFQREPGWIEPKHEREFSARERWWYRNVPLAQRASRAWIFHEGNRRFKGYDAGSRRQRRMREVCHRFIARAIDDPATRAAVTPDYPWGCKRPVISSTFYPALNRDNVELVPHAVSRVTPTGVVDATGTIRDVDVLILSTGFQPTRFLASIDVKGRDGRGIHDAWRERASAFMGITVPGFPNFFILYGPNTNGGVSIIAQLERQAEVVVGAVRRLARRRRRSIDTSPAAARRFVTWIDRRLATRASAMESGCHNYYHDPAGHNVTQWPGGHLAYALATRLLARWGLRTRR, encoded by the coding sequence ATGAGCCGCCACCACACGCCGCTGCGGGTCGCCGTCATCGGCGCCGGGCTCGGCGGCATCGCCGCCGCGGTCAAGCTGCGCCGCCGGACCTCGGCCACCGTCGTCATCTTCGAGCAGTCCGCGGGCGTCGGCGGCACCTGGTACGACAACCGGTACCCCGGCTGCGAGGTCGACGTGCACTCGCACGCCTACTCCTTCTCCTTCCTCAAGTACGACTGGCCGCGCACCCACGCCACCCAGCCGGAGCTGCTCGCGTACGCCGAGCACGTGGTCGACCGCTTCGGCCTGCGGCCGCACCTGCGCCTGAACACCCGGGTCACCGACCTGGTGTGGGAGGAGTCGACAAGCCGGTACACGCTGTCCACCGAGCACGGCGACAGCGAGGAGTTCGACGTCGTCATCTCCGCGCTCGGGCTGCTCAACGTGCCGCGCTATCCCGAGTGGCCCGGACTGGACACCTTCGCCGGCCCGTGCTTCCACACCTCGCGCTGGGAGGACCACGACCTCACCGGAAAGTCGGTGGCGGTGGTCGGCACCGGCTCGACCGCGGTACAGATCGTCCCGGCGATCGCGTCGACGGCCGGCCGCGTCCACGTCTTCCAGCGCGAGCCCGGCTGGATCGAGCCCAAGCACGAGCGCGAGTTCAGCGCCCGCGAGCGGTGGTGGTACCGGAACGTGCCCCTGGCCCAGCGCGCCAGCCGGGCCTGGATCTTCCACGAGGGCAACCGCCGGTTCAAGGGCTACGACGCCGGCTCCCGCCGCCAGCGGCGCATGCGCGAGGTCTGCCACCGCTTCATCGCGCGGGCCATCGACGACCCGGCGACCAGGGCGGCGGTGACACCCGACTACCCCTGGGGCTGCAAGCGGCCGGTCATCTCCTCCACGTTCTACCCGGCGCTCAACCGCGACAACGTCGAGCTCGTTCCGCACGCGGTGAGCCGGGTGACGCCCACCGGCGTCGTCGACGCGACCGGCACCATCCGCGACGTCGACGTGCTGATCCTCAGCACCGGCTTCCAGCCGACGAGGTTTCTGGCCAGCATCGACGTCAAAGGCCGCGACGGGCGCGGCATCCACGACGCCTGGCGCGAGCGGGCCAGCGCGTTCATGGGCATCACCGTGCCCGGCTTCCCGAACTTCTTCATCCTCTACGGACCGAACACCAACGGCGGCGTGTCGATCATCGCCCAACTCGAACGCCAGGCCGAGGTCGTCGTCGGCGCCGTGCGCCGCCTGGCCCGCCGCCGGCGGCGCAGCATCGACACCTCACCGGCCGCGGCACGGCGCTTCGTCACCTGGATCGACCGGCGGCTGGCCACCCGCGCGTCAGCGATGGAATCCGGCTGCCACAACTACTACCACGACCCGGCCGGGCACAACGTGACCCAATGGCCCGGCGGTCACCTCGCGTACGCCCTCGCCACCCGCCTGCTCGCCCGCTGGGGCCTGCGCACGCGCCGCTAG
- a CDS encoding N-acyl homoserine lactonase family protein, with the protein MNYSIWILEYGFVERFPASNLFAGQPNEGYRPMPYCFGLVRSADRCVLVDTGFVDQAVYDRLTAKYGRTAWRRPVDVLADVGVAAEQVDTILLTHNHFDHAGCVEEFPAAHVHIQRREIDSYLAAAARPARFEFLTRFCQADLPQRLASGAATLVDGAAEVAPGIELRPAHDTHTAGSQLVAVTNDADGPWVFAGDNVYSYENIEGLRGDGVLVPIAMSTGSATTWLDVADAMLDSVGRDSRRVLPFHDAAVWDRFPTATVDGGMHVAEVSLAAGHASLV; encoded by the coding sequence GTGAACTACTCGATCTGGATCCTCGAGTACGGCTTCGTCGAACGCTTTCCGGCCAGCAACCTGTTCGCCGGGCAGCCCAACGAGGGGTACCGGCCGATGCCGTACTGCTTCGGGCTGGTCCGCTCGGCCGACCGCTGCGTGCTGGTGGACACCGGCTTCGTCGACCAGGCGGTGTACGACCGGCTCACCGCCAAGTACGGGCGCACCGCGTGGCGGCGGCCGGTCGACGTGCTCGCCGACGTCGGCGTCGCGGCCGAGCAGGTCGACACGATCCTGCTCACGCACAACCACTTCGACCACGCCGGCTGCGTCGAGGAGTTTCCCGCCGCGCACGTCCACATCCAGCGACGGGAGATCGACTCGTACCTGGCCGCGGCCGCCCGGCCGGCGCGGTTCGAGTTCCTGACCCGGTTCTGCCAGGCCGACCTGCCGCAGCGCCTGGCCAGCGGCGCGGCGACGCTCGTCGACGGCGCCGCCGAGGTCGCGCCGGGCATCGAGCTGCGGCCGGCCCACGACACCCACACCGCCGGCTCGCAGCTTGTCGCGGTCACCAACGACGCGGACGGGCCGTGGGTCTTCGCCGGCGACAACGTGTACAGCTACGAGAACATCGAGGGCCTGCGCGGCGACGGCGTCCTGGTGCCGATCGCGATGAGCACCGGCAGCGCCACCACCTGGCTCGACGTCGCCGACGCCATGCTGGACAGCGTGGGGCGGGACAGCCGGCGCGTCCTGCCCTTCCACGACGCGGCGGTGTGGGACCGCTTCCCCACGGCCACAGTGGACGGTGGTATGCACGTCGCGGAGGTCTCGCTCGCCGCCGGCCATGCCAGCCTCGTCTAG
- a CDS encoding carboxymuconolactone decarboxylase family protein — protein sequence MRVDGVDPARMSEAQRAIYDRYASGPRATPDNPFLLVDADGRLQGPPAVWILSPTFGQALQQIGAAVRFGSQLPARACEIAILLVGHRHRSPFELYAHRRAGIAAGLTEEDLAALAAAREPATMSDVEACVFRTTLRILERGTLADGEFHDAAGVLGEAGLFELVTIVGYYTMVAMQLAVFDVQPPDAP from the coding sequence ATGAGAGTCGACGGCGTCGACCCCGCGCGCATGAGCGAGGCCCAACGCGCGATCTACGACCGGTACGCCAGCGGGCCGCGGGCGACGCCGGACAACCCGTTCCTGCTCGTCGACGCCGACGGGCGGCTGCAGGGACCGCCCGCGGTGTGGATCCTCAGCCCCACGTTCGGGCAGGCGCTGCAGCAGATCGGCGCGGCCGTGCGCTTCGGCTCGCAGCTTCCCGCGCGGGCGTGCGAGATCGCGATCCTGCTCGTCGGCCACCGGCACCGCAGCCCGTTCGAGCTGTACGCGCACCGGCGCGCCGGGATCGCCGCCGGCCTGACCGAGGAAGACCTGGCGGCACTGGCCGCCGCGCGCGAGCCGGCCACGATGTCCGATGTGGAGGCGTGCGTCTTCCGGACCACGCTGCGGATCCTCGAACGCGGCACGCTGGCGGACGGCGAGTTTCACGACGCGGCCGGCGTGCTCGGCGAGGCCGGGCTCTTCGAGCTGGTCACGATCGTCGGCTACTACACAATGGTGGCCATGCAGCTCGCCGTCTTCGACGTCCAGCCACCGGACGCGCCGTGA
- a CDS encoding DUF6282 family protein has product MTDPRPDLLPAAQPEGFDRLLRGAIDVHVHGQPDLSSALRNRGADPDVARLAHAYGMSGWVLKSHLWATMDRARAIEREMAGTGFTVYGSVTLNPPVGGLEPAVVELAAAHGARVVFLPTWGAAADIARDGYISALLRRISPSFGEYNARTAIALCEAGGTLSGRARAVVDACHGLGLALATGHASAEESRAVAAYCAGIGQRLLVTHPLHYTKDPARLRELVDMGAYVEFCNAPLVHPDGHLSVRDVHEALATVGPERAILTTDVFSRWVPPEPECLRMFVEQLAYLGWTAEQIATMVATNPRAFLGVPA; this is encoded by the coding sequence ATGACCGATCCGAGGCCCGACCTGCTCCCGGCCGCGCAACCGGAAGGCTTCGACCGCCTGCTGCGCGGTGCCATCGACGTACACGTGCACGGCCAGCCCGACCTGTCGTCGGCGCTGCGCAACCGCGGCGCGGACCCCGACGTGGCGCGGCTGGCGCACGCGTACGGGATGTCCGGGTGGGTGCTCAAGTCCCACCTGTGGGCCACCATGGACCGGGCCCGTGCCATCGAGCGGGAGATGGCCGGCACCGGCTTCACCGTGTACGGCAGCGTCACCCTCAACCCTCCGGTCGGCGGCCTGGAGCCCGCGGTCGTCGAGCTCGCGGCCGCGCACGGCGCGCGGGTGGTGTTTCTGCCGACCTGGGGTGCCGCCGCCGACATCGCCCGCGACGGGTACATCTCGGCGCTGCTGCGGCGGATCTCGCCGTCCTTCGGCGAGTACAACGCCCGGACCGCCATCGCGCTGTGCGAGGCCGGCGGCACCCTCTCCGGCCGGGCGCGCGCGGTCGTCGACGCCTGCCACGGGCTCGGGCTCGCGCTGGCCACCGGTCACGCGTCCGCCGAGGAGAGCCGCGCGGTCGCGGCGTACTGCGCCGGGATCGGGCAGCGGCTGCTGGTCACCCATCCGCTGCACTACACGAAGGACCCCGCGCGGCTGCGCGAGCTCGTCGACATGGGCGCGTACGTCGAGTTCTGCAACGCGCCGCTGGTACACCCCGACGGGCACCTGAGCGTCCGGGACGTGCACGAGGCGCTGGCCACGGTCGGGCCGGAGCGGGCCATCCTCACCACGGACGTCTTCTCCCGCTGGGTGCCGCCCGAGCCGGAGTGCCTGCGTATGTTCGTCGAACAGCTCGCCTACCTCGGTTGGACGGCCGAGCAGATCGCCACGATGGTGGCCACCAACCCACGCGCCTTCCTGGGGGTACCGGCATGA
- a CDS encoding sigma-70 family RNA polymerase sigma factor: protein MGGDPPAGELLALARSGDGEAFRRLVEPYRRELQVHCYRILGSVQDAEDLLQDTLLAAWRGIGGYEERASIRTWLYRIATNHCLNALRSASRRPHEYPAYRPEVPLPEPSHQRAEPSWLEPYPDMLLEQIADREPGPEARYELRESVSLAFLAALQQLPAKQRAVLVLRDVLGFRAAEAAGILELTEDAVNAALRRARATLAGELSGRDWKSAPLPDSPQERRVVEDFARAFEAGDVEAVVAMLAADASLSMPPLPLEYRGLDAIGNFLATVALRSGVRHVLVPTRANGQPAFGCYLRDPRTPILHAHGVLVLTLTGSRISGITRFVDNSLLPIFGLPRSLRH, encoded by the coding sequence ATGGGTGGGGATCCGCCGGCAGGCGAGCTGCTGGCGCTGGCCAGGTCCGGCGACGGCGAGGCGTTCCGCCGGCTCGTCGAGCCGTACCGGCGCGAGCTGCAGGTGCACTGCTACCGCATTCTCGGCTCCGTGCAGGACGCCGAGGACCTGCTGCAGGACACGCTGCTGGCGGCGTGGCGGGGGATCGGCGGCTACGAGGAGCGCGCCTCGATCCGCACCTGGCTGTACCGGATCGCGACCAACCACTGCCTGAACGCGCTGCGTTCCGCGTCCCGCCGCCCGCACGAGTACCCGGCGTACCGACCGGAGGTTCCGTTGCCCGAGCCGTCGCACCAGCGAGCCGAGCCGAGCTGGCTGGAGCCGTACCCCGACATGCTGCTGGAGCAGATCGCCGACCGCGAGCCCGGACCGGAAGCCCGGTACGAGCTGCGCGAGTCGGTGTCGCTCGCCTTCCTGGCGGCACTGCAGCAGCTGCCGGCCAAGCAGCGGGCGGTCCTGGTGCTGCGGGACGTGCTCGGCTTCCGCGCGGCCGAGGCGGCCGGCATCCTCGAGCTCACCGAGGACGCGGTCAACGCCGCGCTCCGGCGCGCCCGCGCCACGCTGGCCGGCGAGCTGTCCGGCCGGGACTGGAAGAGCGCGCCGCTGCCGGACTCCCCGCAGGAGCGGCGGGTCGTGGAGGACTTCGCCCGCGCGTTCGAGGCCGGCGACGTCGAAGCGGTCGTGGCGATGCTGGCCGCCGACGCCTCGCTGAGCATGCCGCCGCTGCCGCTGGAGTACCGGGGCCTGGACGCCATCGGCAACTTCCTGGCCACCGTGGCGCTGCGCAGCGGCGTACGGCACGTGCTGGTGCCGACCCGCGCCAACGGCCAGCCGGCGTTCGGCTGCTACCTGCGCGACCCACGTACGCCGATCCTGCACGCGCACGGCGTGCTCGTGCTGACCCTGACCGGCAGCCGGATCAGCGGGATCACCCGCTTCGTGGACAACTCGCTCCTGCCGATCTTCGGCCTGCCGCGGTCGCTGCGGCACTGA
- a CDS encoding DHA2 family efflux MFS transporter permease subunit, whose amino-acid sequence MSTDSGRMTSKQAWVLGLASLASFMMALDSLVVTTALSTIRQDLAATVESLEWTVNAYNLTFAVLLLTGAALGDRFGRRRMFTAGLALFTVASVACALAPDIGTLIAARALQGAGAAMVLPLSLTLITAAFAPQQRGKAMGLYLGLTGLATFSGPFIGGAIAEGLAWQWIFWLNLPIGVVAILLTARRVEESVGPNNRLDLAGVVLVTAGAFGIVWALVRGNAAGWSSAEVLGTLAAGVLLVLAFVAWERRTPAPMLPMRFFRLRAFATANVANALVFASLYGTLFFLAQYFQTVSGEGPLGAGLRLMPWTATLMVCAPIAGRLADKVGERRFVVGGLALQTIGSGWIALMAGTGTGYLEMLPALVIGGAGLTMAMPAAQKAVVGAVRPQEIGQASGAFMTLRIFGGVFGVAVAVAVFAGVGGYASPEEFSEGFKAAMTAVAAFAFGGVLIALGMPGRKPAAAPAAPPVPATAIREGVPS is encoded by the coding sequence GTGAGTACCGACAGTGGTCGGATGACGTCCAAACAGGCCTGGGTGTTGGGGCTCGCCTCGCTGGCCTCGTTCATGATGGCCCTGGACAGCCTGGTCGTGACCACGGCCTTGAGCACGATCCGGCAGGACCTGGCCGCGACGGTCGAGTCACTGGAGTGGACCGTCAACGCCTACAACCTGACCTTCGCGGTGCTGCTGCTGACCGGCGCGGCACTCGGGGACAGGTTCGGCCGCCGCCGGATGTTCACCGCCGGCCTCGCGCTCTTCACCGTGGCCTCGGTGGCGTGCGCGCTGGCACCGGACATCGGCACGCTGATCGCGGCCCGGGCGCTGCAGGGTGCCGGCGCCGCGATGGTGCTGCCGCTGTCGCTGACGCTGATCACGGCCGCGTTCGCGCCGCAGCAGCGAGGCAAGGCGATGGGGCTGTACCTGGGGCTGACCGGCCTCGCCACGTTCAGCGGCCCGTTCATCGGCGGCGCCATCGCCGAAGGGCTCGCCTGGCAGTGGATCTTCTGGCTCAACCTGCCGATCGGCGTCGTCGCGATCCTGCTGACCGCCCGGCGGGTCGAGGAGAGCGTCGGCCCCAACAACCGGCTCGACCTCGCCGGCGTCGTGCTCGTCACGGCCGGCGCGTTCGGCATCGTGTGGGCCCTGGTCCGCGGCAACGCGGCGGGCTGGAGCAGTGCCGAGGTGCTGGGCACGCTCGCCGCCGGCGTCCTGCTCGTGCTCGCGTTCGTGGCCTGGGAACGGCGCACTCCCGCCCCGATGCTGCCGATGCGGTTCTTCAGGCTGCGCGCCTTCGCCACCGCCAACGTCGCCAACGCGCTGGTGTTCGCCTCGCTGTACGGCACCCTGTTCTTCCTCGCGCAGTACTTCCAGACGGTCTCCGGCGAGGGCCCGCTCGGCGCCGGCCTGCGGCTGATGCCGTGGACCGCGACGCTGATGGTGTGCGCGCCGATCGCCGGCCGGCTGGCCGACAAGGTCGGCGAGCGCCGCTTCGTGGTCGGCGGGCTGGCGCTGCAGACCATCGGCTCGGGCTGGATCGCGCTCATGGCCGGCACCGGCACCGGGTACCTGGAAATGCTGCCGGCGCTGGTCATCGGCGGCGCCGGCCTGACCATGGCGATGCCCGCCGCGCAGAAGGCGGTCGTCGGCGCGGTGCGGCCGCAGGAGATCGGCCAGGCGTCCGGCGCGTTCATGACCCTGCGGATCTTCGGCGGGGTGTTCGGCGTCGCGGTCGCGGTCGCCGTCTTCGCCGGGGTGGGCGGCTACGCTTCGCCCGAAGAGTTCAGCGAGGGCTTCAAAGCGGCGATGACCGCGGTCGCCGCGTTCGCCTTCGGCGGCGTGCTGATCGCCCTGGGCATGCCCGGCCGCAAGCCCGCGGCGGCGCCCGCCGCGCCGCCGGTGCCGGCCACCGCCATCCGTGAGGGAGTACCGTCATGA
- a CDS encoding aminoglycoside N(3)-acetyltransferase: protein MPYTREGLAEELAALGVRRGSVLLVHSSLSALGFVAGGPVAVVWALLDALGPDGTLVVPTHTPDNTDPAGWQHPPVPESWWPVIRERTPPFDPAVTPSRWMGVVAETVRTWPGARRSDHPQVSFAAVGAAAGAVVAGHRLDDMLGEASPLGAVHRLDGDVLLLGVGHGRNTSLHLAEYRLPDPPRRWEGSSVRAGDGQMWARWEDVATDEGDFGELGAAFDATGVTRTGTVGGAECRLMPLRALVEFAVGWLAARRVPPRA, encoded by the coding sequence ATGCCGTACACGCGTGAAGGGCTCGCCGAGGAACTGGCGGCGCTCGGGGTGCGGCGCGGGTCGGTGCTGCTGGTGCACTCGTCGTTGTCGGCGCTCGGCTTCGTCGCGGGCGGGCCCGTCGCGGTGGTGTGGGCGCTGCTCGACGCGCTCGGGCCGGACGGGACGCTGGTGGTGCCGACGCACACGCCGGACAACACCGATCCGGCCGGCTGGCAGCATCCGCCGGTACCCGAATCGTGGTGGCCGGTGATCCGGGAGCGCACGCCCCCGTTCGACCCGGCGGTGACGCCCAGCCGGTGGATGGGTGTGGTCGCCGAGACGGTCCGCACCTGGCCGGGCGCGCGGCGCAGCGACCACCCGCAGGTCTCGTTCGCCGCGGTCGGCGCGGCCGCCGGCGCGGTCGTGGCGGGCCACCGGCTCGACGACATGCTGGGCGAGGCCTCGCCGCTGGGCGCCGTCCACCGCCTGGACGGTGACGTGCTGCTGCTCGGGGTGGGACATGGCCGCAACACGTCGCTGCACCTGGCCGAGTACCGGTTGCCGGATCCGCCGCGGCGGTGGGAGGGGTCGTCGGTGCGCGCGGGCGACGGCCAGATGTGGGCCCGCTGGGAGGATGTCGCCACCGACGAGGGTGACTTCGGGGAGCTGGGTGCCGCGTTCGACGCCACGGGTGTGACGCGGACCGGGACGGTGGGTGGCGCCGAGTGCCGGCTGATGCCGCTGCGGGCGCTGGTCGAGTTCGCGGTGGGCTGGCTGGCCGCCCGCCGCGTGCCCCCGCGAGCGTAA
- a CDS encoding NAD-dependent epimerase/dehydratase family protein, which produces MRIAVTGAAGRVGRAVVDLARSTGHEVVAIDRPEVDATVYDEVATAIDGCDALVHLAALPGPQVAPAHEVHRNNVVASYNALHAAAELGIDRVCLASSVNALGGGFSRRPRFDYFPIDEDHPTYNEDPYSLSKWIAEAQADSIARRYERMSIASLRLHWVRADRPAGYPADDPDQDGFAIRDLWGYVLFPAVARACLLALTADFAGHEVFYIVSPRTIVDTPTEQLCRTYYPDVPLRHPLPGHTALFDSAKAARVLGWRHDGDHA; this is translated from the coding sequence TTGAGGATCGCGGTGACCGGCGCGGCCGGCCGGGTGGGGCGGGCGGTAGTGGACCTGGCACGGTCCACCGGCCACGAGGTGGTCGCGATAGACCGGCCGGAGGTCGACGCCACCGTGTACGACGAGGTGGCCACCGCGATCGACGGCTGCGACGCGCTCGTGCACCTGGCCGCGCTGCCCGGCCCGCAGGTCGCCCCCGCACACGAGGTACACCGCAACAACGTGGTCGCCAGCTACAACGCGCTGCATGCCGCCGCCGAGCTGGGCATCGACCGGGTGTGCCTCGCCTCCAGCGTCAACGCCCTCGGCGGCGGCTTCTCCCGGCGCCCGCGCTTCGACTACTTCCCGATCGACGAGGACCACCCGACCTACAACGAGGACCCCTACAGCCTCTCCAAGTGGATCGCCGAGGCCCAGGCCGACAGCATCGCCCGCCGCTACGAGCGGATGTCCATCGCCAGCCTGCGCCTGCACTGGGTACGCGCCGACCGCCCCGCCGGCTACCCGGCGGACGACCCCGACCAGGACGGCTTCGCCATCCGCGACCTGTGGGGCTACGTGCTGTTTCCCGCCGTCGCGCGGGCCTGCCTGCTCGCCCTGACCGCCGACTTCGCCGGCCACGAGGTCTTCTACATCGTCTCGCCGCGCACCATCGTGGACACCCCGACCGAGCAGCTGTGCCGCACCTACTACCCGGACGTGCCGCTGCGCCACCCGCTGCCCGGCCACACCGCCCTGTTCGACAGCGCCAAGGCCGCACGCGTCCTGGGCTGGCGTCACGACGGCGACCACGCCTGA
- a CDS encoding glycerophosphodiester phosphodiesterase family protein yields MRALDQWLTEVPIAHRGLYDQARGIPENSLPAFEAAAVAGYPCELDVQLTEDGELVVVHDYELRALAGEPLHTAQLTAPLRRSLSLPGTDEHIPTLDQVLACVAGRVPLLVELKRPRPAFDKSLVRAVLTAMRAYRGPYAIASFDPLLVLDLRRADVEVPVGQISGLLRSAPAVSRLLGRSMVANVLSRPDFIAYELAGLPSRAASWWRRRGRPVIAWPVTSAADEARAATLADNIIFSGFRPQAAPRPEEPTP; encoded by the coding sequence ATGCGAGCTTTGGATCAATGGCTGACCGAGGTGCCGATCGCGCACCGCGGGCTCTACGACCAAGCACGGGGCATCCCGGAAAACTCGCTGCCCGCCTTCGAGGCCGCGGCCGTCGCCGGCTACCCGTGCGAGCTCGACGTCCAGCTGACCGAGGACGGTGAGCTGGTGGTCGTACACGACTACGAGCTGCGCGCCCTCGCCGGCGAGCCGCTGCACACCGCCCAGCTGACCGCGCCGCTGCGCCGCAGCCTTTCCCTGCCCGGCACCGACGAGCACATCCCGACGCTGGACCAGGTGCTCGCCTGCGTCGCCGGGCGGGTACCGCTGCTGGTCGAGCTGAAGCGGCCGCGGCCCGCGTTCGACAAGAGCCTCGTGCGCGCCGTCCTGACCGCGATGCGCGCGTACCGCGGCCCCTACGCCATCGCCTCCTTCGACCCGCTGCTCGTCCTCGACCTGCGCCGCGCCGACGTCGAAGTCCCCGTCGGACAGATCTCGGGCCTGCTCAGGTCGGCGCCGGCAGTAAGCCGGCTGCTCGGGCGGAGCATGGTCGCCAACGTGCTGTCCCGCCCCGACTTCATCGCCTACGAGCTGGCCGGGCTCCCGTCCCGCGCCGCGTCGTGGTGGCGCCGGCGCGGCCGCCCGGTGATCGCCTGGCCGGTCACCTCCGCCGCCGACGAGGCACGCGCCGCCACACTCGCCGACAACATCATCTTCTCAGGTTTCCGGCCCCAGGCCGCCCCCCGCCCGGAGGAGCCCACACCATGA